A stretch of Hydrogenothermus marinus DNA encodes these proteins:
- a CDS encoding ZIP family metal transporter — protein MYSSSIINNVILAGLFIWFTTSLGAIVAVIFKRFPSSWLYISLAFSGGIMLVASFTSLILPAIDKGSIYIVLLGIILGFVMIYILEKFLPHEEHFLKYKIATAYKDKVRSIVLIVLAIIIHNFPEGMAVGVSIVNDIHKGWATAIAIGIQDIPEGLAVSLPLIFLTNRVFIPIFIGILSGFSEFVFALAGGLIFSYLDFFLPLGMSIAGGAMIYVTVKEVFPQVYSENKEGLVTIGFLIGFLTMLYLDTVLG, from the coding sequence ATGTATTCCTCTTCTATAATAAATAATGTAATATTAGCTGGATTATTTATTTGGTTTACTACCAGCTTAGGTGCTATTGTTGCTGTAATTTTTAAAAGATTTCCATCTTCTTGGCTTTATATATCCTTAGCTTTTAGTGGAGGCATAATGCTTGTTGCCTCCTTTACATCTCTTATCTTGCCTGCCATAGATAAAGGTTCTATATACATTGTTTTATTGGGTATTATTTTAGGTTTTGTTATGATTTATATATTAGAAAAGTTTTTACCTCATGAAGAGCATTTTCTTAAATATAAAATTGCTACTGCTTATAAAGATAAAGTTAGAAGTATAGTACTTATAGTTTTAGCAATAATCATACATAACTTTCCTGAAGGAATGGCTGTAGGGGTTTCTATTGTTAATGATATACATAAAGGATGGGCTACAGCAATAGCTATTGGTATTCAAGATATTCCTGAAGGTCTTGCTGTATCTTTACCTTTAATTTTCTTAACAAACAGAGTATTTATTCCTATTTTTATAGGAATTTTAAGTGGTTTTTCTGAATTTGTTTTTGCTTTAGCAGGAGGATTAATATTTAGTTATTTAGATTTTTTCTTACCTTTAGGTATGTCCATTGCTGGTGGAGCAATGATATATGTAACAGTAAAAGAAGTATTTCCTCAGGTTTATTCAGAAAATAAAGAAGGGCTTGTTACTATAGGATTTTTAATTGGGTTTTTAACAATGCTTTATTTAGATACAGTTTTAGGTTAA
- a CDS encoding 2,3,4,5-tetrahydropyridine-2,6-dicarboxylate N-succinyltransferase yields MEELKSLIVEVWENRELLKEKKYQDAVRETIDLLDKGKIRVAEKKDGDWIVNEWVKQAILLYFPIQDMQVMEVGPFEYYDKIPLKKNWQDAGVRVVPPATARYGSFIEKGAILMPSYVNIGAYVGSGTLVDTWATVGSCAQVGKNVHLSGGVGLGGVLEPPSARPVIIEDNCFIGSRCIIVEGAVIEEEAVIGAGVIITGSTRIIDVSGDEPIEYRGRVPARSVVIPGVMNKKFPAGEYGVPVALIIGKRKESTDKKVSLNEALREFGVEG; encoded by the coding sequence TTGGAAGAGTTAAAAAGTTTAATAGTAGAAGTTTGGGAAAATAGAGAGCTTTTAAAAGAAAAAAAGTATCAAGATGCTGTAAGGGAAACTATAGATTTACTTGATAAAGGTAAAATTAGAGTTGCAGAAAAAAAAGATGGAGATTGGATAGTTAATGAATGGGTTAAACAAGCAATATTGCTTTATTTCCCTATCCAAGATATGCAAGTAATGGAAGTAGGTCCTTTTGAGTATTACGATAAAATTCCTTTAAAGAAAAATTGGCAAGATGCAGGTGTTAGAGTTGTACCTCCTGCAACAGCAAGATATGGCTCTTTTATTGAAAAAGGTGCAATTTTAATGCCTTCTTATGTAAATATTGGAGCTTATGTAGGTAGTGGTACTCTTGTTGATACTTGGGCAACTGTTGGTTCTTGTGCTCAGGTGGGAAAAAATGTACATCTTTCTGGTGGTGTTGGCCTTGGTGGTGTATTAGAGCCTCCTTCTGCTAGACCTGTAATTATAGAAGATAACTGTTTTATTGGCTCAAGATGTATTATTGTTGAAGGTGCAGTTATTGAAGAAGAAGCTGTTATTGGTGCAGGAGTTATTATTACAGGTTCAACAAGAATTATTGATGTATCTGGAGATGAGCCTATTGAATATAGAGGAAGAGTTCCTGCAAGAAGTGTTGTAATACCTGGTGTTATGAATAAAAAATTCCCTGCTGGTGAGTATGGAGTTCCGGTAGCTTTAATTATAGGAAAAAGAAAAGAAAGTACAGATAAAAAAGTTTCTTTAAATGAAGCTTTAAGAGAATTTGGTGTAGAGGGTTAA
- a CDS encoding YIP1 family protein codes for MIPYFFELYFKPKQGWEKLAKENFTIKELYLRFAIVFAFIPAISHFIGFTVFKNVYIQGIKNFLEMAEKDTQQNPQTVEYMKALLHTLQDNDLTKEIMVMLVTYGFELFKPVVVAILIMFLSGAFGGIKNPNKAFTVAIFSLIPSWAAGAFYAVNSPISMFVLFLASFYTFYLIFIAAEKILGIPSEGSKNFQFIILLIILYLILSGLIGYVESGITFQILKS; via the coding sequence ATGATACCTTATTTTTTTGAACTTTATTTTAAGCCAAAACAAGGATGGGAAAAGTTAGCTAAGGAAAATTTTACAATTAAAGAACTTTATCTAAGGTTTGCCATAGTATTTGCTTTTATACCAGCAATAAGTCATTTTATTGGTTTTACTGTTTTTAAAAATGTTTATATACAAGGAATAAAAAATTTCCTTGAAATGGCAGAAAAAGATACTCAACAAAATCCTCAAACAGTAGAGTATATGAAAGCTCTTTTACATACATTGCAAGATAATGACTTAACAAAAGAAATAATGGTAATGCTTGTAACTTATGGTTTTGAACTTTTTAAGCCAGTAGTAGTTGCTATTTTAATAATGTTTTTATCTGGTGCTTTTGGTGGCATAAAAAATCCTAATAAAGCTTTTACAGTTGCTATATTTTCATTAATACCTTCATGGGCAGCTGGTGCATTTTATGCTGTTAACTCTCCAATCTCCATGTTTGTTTTATTTTTAGCTTCTTTTTATACTTTTTATTTAATATTTATAGCAGCAGAAAAAATATTAGGAATACCTTCAGAAGGTTCTAAGAATTTCCAATTTATTATACTTTTAATAATTTTATATTTAATATTAAGTGGACTTATTGGATATGTTGAATCTGGAATAACATTCCAGATTTTAAAAAGCTAA
- the metF gene encoding methylenetetrahydrofolate reductase [NAD(P)H], translated as MKISEKLKQVNTSISFEFFPPKNEEGEKQLFNTIKDLEKLNPTFVSVTYGAGGSTRDRTRNIVKKIHEETSLTVMAHLTCIGHTKKELIEILSDYKNIGIQNILALRGDIPLGQEESEIYKKDGCRFANELVKLIRTEFKDWFSIGVAAYPEGHPESPNLERDILYFKKKVEAGADFAITQMFFDNRYFYEYLNLCEKEGINIPIIPGIMPITNFKQIRKFALMCGATIPEDLVKKLEKVEDKPEEVEKIGIEFATKQCEDLLKHGVKGLHFYTLNKSKATIEIYNNIKHLVK; from the coding sequence ATGAAAATTTCAGAAAAATTAAAACAGGTAAATACAAGTATATCTTTTGAGTTTTTTCCTCCTAAAAATGAGGAAGGTGAAAAACAGCTATTTAATACAATTAAAGATTTAGAAAAGTTAAATCCAACTTTTGTATCTGTAACATATGGAGCAGGTGGTTCAACAAGAGATAGAACAAGAAATATAGTAAAAAAAATCCATGAAGAAACTTCTTTAACTGTTATGGCTCATCTTACTTGTATAGGTCATACTAAAAAAGAGTTAATAGAAATCCTTTCTGATTATAAAAATATTGGAATTCAAAATATTCTTGCTTTAAGAGGAGATATTCCTTTAGGACAAGAAGAGTCAGAAATTTATAAAAAAGATGGATGTAGATTTGCAAATGAACTTGTAAAGCTAATAAGAACTGAGTTTAAAGATTGGTTTAGTATAGGAGTTGCTGCTTATCCTGAAGGACATCCTGAAAGTCCAAATCTTGAAAGGGATATATTATATTTTAAGAAAAAGGTTGAAGCAGGTGCAGATTTTGCTATAACTCAGATGTTTTTTGATAATAGATATTTTTATGAATATCTAAATTTGTGTGAAAAAGAAGGAATAAATATTCCAATTATTCCTGGTATAATGCCTATTACTAATTTTAAGCAGATAAGAAAGTTTGCTTTAATGTGCGGTGCTACTATTCCTGAAGATTTAGTAAAAAAACTTGAAAAAGTTGAAGATAAACCTGAAGAGGTTGAAAAAATAGGAATAGAATTTGCTACAAAACAATGTGAAGATTTATTAAAACATGGAGTAAAAGGACTTCATTTTTATACCCTAAATAAATCAAAAGCTACAATAGAAATTTATAACAATATAAAACATTTAGTAAAATGA
- a CDS encoding VanZ family protein, protein MDKLLKIIFVVYTLIICFLSFYPIEETPTSDKLNHFIAFFVFSVLLKVSFKTGYFATFFYSLIFGTFIEFVQYFLPYRSCEFADIVADSFGALSGLFSYFFIVFGKESLVEFEK, encoded by the coding sequence ATGGATAAATTATTAAAAATAATTTTCGTAGTTTATACATTAATAATATGTTTTTTATCTTTCTATCCAATAGAAGAAACACCTACTTCTGATAAACTAAATCATTTTATAGCATTTTTTGTATTTTCAGTTTTATTAAAAGTTTCTTTTAAAACAGGATATTTTGCTACTTTCTTTTATTCTTTAATATTTGGAACTTTTATAGAATTTGTTCAGTATTTTTTACCTTATAGAAGCTGTGAATTTGCTGATATAGTAGCAGATTCTTTTGGAGCTTTATCTGGACTTTTTTCTTACTTTTTTATTGTTTTTGGTAAAGAAAGTTTGGTAGAATTTGAAAAATAA
- the gmk gene encoding guanylate kinase yields the protein MKGEVFIISAPAGGGKTTITSLLLKEIPNLTRVITCTTRKPREGEKNGVDYIFLSKEEFENWIKEGKLLEYAVVHGNYYGTPKEEVEKLLKEGKDVILVIDVQGMRQVKGKIKPLTTIFIIPPSIDELINRMKKRGDSEEEINKRLNTAKQEFKHWKEYDYIVINDILEDAKEKIKNIILAHRNKTCRFDLNKVKDEKLKDLMENG from the coding sequence ATGAAAGGAGAAGTTTTTATAATATCTGCTCCAGCAGGTGGTGGAAAAACAACCATCACCTCTCTTCTATTAAAAGAAATACCAAATCTAACAAGGGTTATTACCTGTACAACTAGAAAGCCAAGAGAAGGCGAAAAAAATGGTGTAGATTATATCTTTTTATCAAAAGAAGAGTTTGAAAACTGGATAAAAGAAGGAAAACTCTTAGAATATGCAGTAGTTCATGGAAATTATTATGGAACTCCTAAGGAAGAAGTAGAAAAACTTTTAAAGGAAGGAAAAGATGTAATACTTGTTATAGATGTCCAAGGTATGAGACAAGTTAAAGGTAAAATAAAGCCTTTAACTACTATCTTTATAATTCCTCCATCTATAGATGAACTTATAAACAGAATGAAAAAAAGAGGAGATTCAGAGGAAGAGATAAATAAAAGGCTTAATACTGCTAAACAAGAGTTTAAACACTGGAAAGAGTATGATTATATAGTAATAAATGATATTTTAGAAGATGCAAAAGAAAAAATTAAAAACATTATACTAGCCCATAGAAACAAAACTTGTAGATTTGATTTAAATAAAGTCAAAGATGAAAAATTAAAAGATTTAATGGAAAATGGATAA